The following proteins are encoded in a genomic region of Sesamum indicum cultivar Zhongzhi No. 13 linkage group LG8, S_indicum_v1.0, whole genome shotgun sequence:
- the LOC105168732 gene encoding anaphase-promoting complex subunit 8 isoform X2, with the protein MGIEQDPSKHTPSHTRFQRGSSSIRRPHRRAAESSATPSGGVSYVSTPSMVGPEEYDYDPIDTDFYLLAKSYFDCREYRRAAHVLRDQTGKKAVFLRCYALYLAGEKRKEEEMIELEGPLGKSDALNRELVSLERELSTLRKNGTIDPFGLYIYGLVLKEKGNENLARSVLVESVNIYPWNWSAWSELQALCTTIEALNSLNINNHWMKDFFLASAYQELRMHNESLAKYEYLQGTFTFSNYIQAQIAKAQYNLREFEQVEVIFEELLRNDPYRIEDMDMYSNVLYAKECFSALSYLAHRVFLTDKYRPESCCIVGNYYSLKGQHEKSVMYFRRALKLNKNYLSAWTLMGHEYVEMKNTSAAVDAYRRAVDINPCDYRAWYGLGQAYEMMGMPFYALHYFKKSVFLQPNDSRLWIAMAQCFETEQLHMLEEAIKCYKRAVNCNDREAIALHQLAKLHCELGQTEEAAFYYKKDLERMEAEEREGPNMVEALMFLAQHCKTQKKFDEAEVYCTRLLDYTGPEKETAKSLLRGIRYARDVVEHFPP; encoded by the exons ATGGGAATAGAGCAAGACCCTTCGAAGCACACCCCGTCCCACACTAGATTCCAGCGCGGCAGCTCTAGTATCCGCCGGCCGCACCGCCGGGCGGCGGAATCCTCCGCCACCCCTTCCGGTGGGGTGTCTTATGTTTCCACCCCGTCGATGGTGGGGCCTGAGGAGTACGATTATGATCCGATTGATACTGATTTTTATTTGCTGGCCAAGTCTTACTTTGACTGCAGGGAGTATAGGAGGGCTGCTCATGTGCTCCGGGACCAGACTGGGAAGAAAGCTGTGTTCTTGCGCTGCTATGCACTTTATTTG GCTGGAGAAAAgcgaaaagaagaagagatgatAGAACTTGAGGGGCCTCTAGGTAAGAGTGATGCTTTGAATCGGGAACTGGTTTCTCTTGAAAGGGAATTGTCAACACTTCGCAAAAATGGAACAATTGATCCTTTTGGTCTTTACATATATGGTCTCGTCCTCAAGGAGAAAGGCAATGAAAATCTTGCCCGTTCTGTGCTTGTAGAATCTGTAAATATCTACCCCTGGAACTGGAGTGCTTGGTCCGAGCTGCAAGCACTCTGCACCACGATTGAGGCATTGAACAGTCTTAACATTAATAACCACTGGATGAAAGACTTTTTCCTTGCCAGTGCTTACCAGGAACTCAGGATGCATAATGAGTCCCTGgcaaaatatgaatatttacaAGGAACTTTCACTTTCAGCAATTACATCCAAGCCCAGATTGCTAAAGCTCAGTATAACCTCAGGGAGTTCGAACAAGTCGAAGTTATATTTGAAGAACTTTTAAGAAATGATCCTTATAGAATTGAGGACATGGATATGTATTCCAATGTCCTCTACGCTAAGGAGTGTTTTTCCGCCTTAAGTTATCTTGCACACCGGGTGTTTTTGACTGATAAATATAGACCCGAATCCTGTTGTATTGTTGGGAATTATTACAGTTTGAAAGGGCAGCATGAAAAGTCGGTCATGTATTTCCGCAGGGCTCttaaattgaataagaattaTTTGTCAGCATGGACTCTCATGGGTCATGAGTATGTCGAGATGAAGAATACCTCAGCAGCAGTTGATGCCTATCGGCGTGCAGTAGATATAAATCCATGTGATTATCGAGCGTGGTATGGTTTAGGCCAAGCATATGAAATGATGGGAATGCCCTTTTATGCACTTCATTATTTCAAGAAGTCGGTATTCTTGCAACCAAATGATTCTCGGTTGTGGATTGCAATGGCCCAGTGTTTCGAGACCGAACAGCTCCACATGCTCGAGGAAGCCATCAAATGTTATAAACGAGCAGTGAATTGTAACGACAGGGAAGCCATTGCGCTACACCAACTTGCAAAACTTCACTGTGAACTTGGTCAAACTGAAGAGGCAGCATTTTATTACAAGAAGGATTTGGAGAGGATGGAGGCGGAAGAGAGGGAAGGACCGAATATGGTTGAAGCTTTAATGTTTCTTGCCCAACATTGTAAAACtcagaaaaaatttgatgaagcAGAGGTTTACTGTACCCGTCTTCTTGACTACACAGGCCCA GAAAAGGAAACTGCAAAGAGTCTTCTTCGAGGAATAAGGTATGCAAGGGATGTAGTTGAGCATTTCCCACCCTAA
- the LOC105168732 gene encoding anaphase-promoting complex subunit 8 isoform X1: MSSKETCRTELRAAVRHLSDRGLYSASKWAAEQLMGIEQDPSKHTPSHTRFQRGSSSIRRPHRRAAESSATPSGGVSYVSTPSMVGPEEYDYDPIDTDFYLLAKSYFDCREYRRAAHVLRDQTGKKAVFLRCYALYLAGEKRKEEEMIELEGPLGKSDALNRELVSLERELSTLRKNGTIDPFGLYIYGLVLKEKGNENLARSVLVESVNIYPWNWSAWSELQALCTTIEALNSLNINNHWMKDFFLASAYQELRMHNESLAKYEYLQGTFTFSNYIQAQIAKAQYNLREFEQVEVIFEELLRNDPYRIEDMDMYSNVLYAKECFSALSYLAHRVFLTDKYRPESCCIVGNYYSLKGQHEKSVMYFRRALKLNKNYLSAWTLMGHEYVEMKNTSAAVDAYRRAVDINPCDYRAWYGLGQAYEMMGMPFYALHYFKKSVFLQPNDSRLWIAMAQCFETEQLHMLEEAIKCYKRAVNCNDREAIALHQLAKLHCELGQTEEAAFYYKKDLERMEAEEREGPNMVEALMFLAQHCKTQKKFDEAEVYCTRLLDYTGPEKETAKSLLRGIRYARDVVEHFPP, from the exons ATGTCATCCAAAGAAACCTGCAGAACTGAGCTCCGTGCCGCCGTTCGCCACCTCAGCGACCGTGGCCTCTACTCCGCCTCCAAATG GGCAGCGGAGCAATTGATGGGAATAGAGCAAGACCCTTCGAAGCACACCCCGTCCCACACTAGATTCCAGCGCGGCAGCTCTAGTATCCGCCGGCCGCACCGCCGGGCGGCGGAATCCTCCGCCACCCCTTCCGGTGGGGTGTCTTATGTTTCCACCCCGTCGATGGTGGGGCCTGAGGAGTACGATTATGATCCGATTGATACTGATTTTTATTTGCTGGCCAAGTCTTACTTTGACTGCAGGGAGTATAGGAGGGCTGCTCATGTGCTCCGGGACCAGACTGGGAAGAAAGCTGTGTTCTTGCGCTGCTATGCACTTTATTTG GCTGGAGAAAAgcgaaaagaagaagagatgatAGAACTTGAGGGGCCTCTAGGTAAGAGTGATGCTTTGAATCGGGAACTGGTTTCTCTTGAAAGGGAATTGTCAACACTTCGCAAAAATGGAACAATTGATCCTTTTGGTCTTTACATATATGGTCTCGTCCTCAAGGAGAAAGGCAATGAAAATCTTGCCCGTTCTGTGCTTGTAGAATCTGTAAATATCTACCCCTGGAACTGGAGTGCTTGGTCCGAGCTGCAAGCACTCTGCACCACGATTGAGGCATTGAACAGTCTTAACATTAATAACCACTGGATGAAAGACTTTTTCCTTGCCAGTGCTTACCAGGAACTCAGGATGCATAATGAGTCCCTGgcaaaatatgaatatttacaAGGAACTTTCACTTTCAGCAATTACATCCAAGCCCAGATTGCTAAAGCTCAGTATAACCTCAGGGAGTTCGAACAAGTCGAAGTTATATTTGAAGAACTTTTAAGAAATGATCCTTATAGAATTGAGGACATGGATATGTATTCCAATGTCCTCTACGCTAAGGAGTGTTTTTCCGCCTTAAGTTATCTTGCACACCGGGTGTTTTTGACTGATAAATATAGACCCGAATCCTGTTGTATTGTTGGGAATTATTACAGTTTGAAAGGGCAGCATGAAAAGTCGGTCATGTATTTCCGCAGGGCTCttaaattgaataagaattaTTTGTCAGCATGGACTCTCATGGGTCATGAGTATGTCGAGATGAAGAATACCTCAGCAGCAGTTGATGCCTATCGGCGTGCAGTAGATATAAATCCATGTGATTATCGAGCGTGGTATGGTTTAGGCCAAGCATATGAAATGATGGGAATGCCCTTTTATGCACTTCATTATTTCAAGAAGTCGGTATTCTTGCAACCAAATGATTCTCGGTTGTGGATTGCAATGGCCCAGTGTTTCGAGACCGAACAGCTCCACATGCTCGAGGAAGCCATCAAATGTTATAAACGAGCAGTGAATTGTAACGACAGGGAAGCCATTGCGCTACACCAACTTGCAAAACTTCACTGTGAACTTGGTCAAACTGAAGAGGCAGCATTTTATTACAAGAAGGATTTGGAGAGGATGGAGGCGGAAGAGAGGGAAGGACCGAATATGGTTGAAGCTTTAATGTTTCTTGCCCAACATTGTAAAACtcagaaaaaatttgatgaagcAGAGGTTTACTGTACCCGTCTTCTTGACTACACAGGCCCA GAAAAGGAAACTGCAAAGAGTCTTCTTCGAGGAATAAGGTATGCAAGGGATGTAGTTGAGCATTTCCCACCCTAA
- the LOC105168730 gene encoding mannose-1-phosphate guanyltransferase alpha: MGGVEERVVAVIMVGGPTKGTRFRPLSLNIPKPLFPLAGQPMVNHPISACKRIPNLAQIYLIGFYEEREFALFVSSISNELRVPVRYLREDRPHGSAGGLYSFRDLIMEDNPSHIVLLNCDVCCSFPLPDMLEAHRTYGGIGTILVIKVSPESANQFGEIVADPVTNELLHYTEKPETFVSDRINCGVYIFTPDIFTAIQGVSTQRKDRALLRRVTSFEALQPEHRSLPSDFVRLDQDILSPLAGKRQLYVYETMDFWEQIKTPGMSLKCSGLYLTQFRFSSPHLLASGDGTKKATITGNVYIHPSTKVHPTAKVGPNVSISANARIGAGSRLVNCIILDDVEIKENAVVIHAIIGWKSSIGRWSRVQASGDHNAKLGVTILGESVTVEDEVVVINSIILPNKTLNVSVQEEIIL; encoded by the exons ATGGGGGGCGTAGAAGAGAGAGTTGTGGCTGTGATCATGGTAGGTGGACCCACTAAAG GGACCAGATTCAGACCATTGTCTTTGAATATCCCAAAGCCCCTTTTCCCATTGGCAGGACAACCAATGGTTAATCATCCAATATCTGCCTGTAAACGC ATCCCCAATTTGGCACAAATCTACCTTATTGGTTTCTATGAGGAGCGTGAATTTGCATTGTTTGTCTCCTCAATTTCTAATGAGCTACGAGTTCCTGTCAG GTACTTGAGGGAGGACAGGCCACATGGTTCAGCTGGGGGGCTTTATAGCTTCAGGGATCTGATTATGGAAGACAACCCG TCACACATTGTTTTGCTGAATTGTGATGTTTGTTGCAGTTTTCCACTGCCTGATATGCTCG AGGCCCACAGAACCTACGGTGGGATTGGAACCATTTTGGTGATCAAG GTTTCTCCCGAGTCAGCAAACCAGTTTGGGGAAATTGTAGCTGATCCTGTTACGAATGAACTGTTGCACTACACAGAGAAACCTGAAACTTTT GTGAGTGACCGTATCAATTGTGGTGTGTACATATTTACCCCGGACATCTTTACAGCCATTCAAGGTGTATCCACTCAAAGAAAAGACAGAG CTCTCCTGCGGCGTGTAACCAGCTTTGAAGCACTTCAACCTGAACACAG GAGTCTCCCGTCAGATTTCGTGAGATTGGATCAAGATATTCTATCACCACTTGCTGGGAAAAGGcagttatatgtatatgaaaccATGGATTTCTGGGAACAAATCAAAACTCCCGG AATGTCCCTCAAATGTTCCGGATTGTATCTTACCCAGTTCAGGTTCAGCTCACCCCATCTCTTGGCGAGTGGAGACGGCACAAAGAAGGCTACAATCACAGGCAATGTATATATTCATCCATCCACAAAAGTTCATCCGACTGCAAAG GTTGGTCCGAATGTTTCAATCTCAGCCAATGCTCGGATTGGAGCTGGCTCAAGGCttgtaaattgcattattctTGATGATGTTGAGATCAAG GAAAATGCTGTGGTTATTCATGCTATCATTGGGTGGAAGTCTTCCATCGGAAGGTGGTCGAGAGTGCAG GCCTCAGGAGATCACAACGCCAAGCTTGGGGTTACAATTCTCG GTGAATCCGTGACAGTTGAAGATGAAGTTGTGGTGATCAACAGCATTATCCTTCCAAACAAGACTCTGAATGTCAGTGTTCAAGAGGAAATTATACTGTAA